Within Bradymonas sediminis, the genomic segment AGGGTGTGGCCGCACTTTTTGACCACCCCAAGCATCTGATGGCCGCCGCGGAACTCACGCGCGACTCCAAATACGAGGCCTTCGACGCCTTCTCGCCCTTCCCCATCCACGGAATGGATGATGCGATGGGTCTGGGTCGCTCTTGGATCCCCTGGGTCACCACCGCCGCCGCGCTCACGGGCTTCTGCCTGGCGACCGCGATGCAGTTCGGCATGATGACCTACGACTGGCCGCTTATCATCGGCGGTAAGGCGTTCGCGCCCTGGCCCTCATTCGTACCCGTTATGTTTGAGCTGTCGGTGCTCCTCGCCGGTACCTCCACGGTCGGCGTGATGTTTAAAGCCGCCGGTTGCTTTAAGAAGCCGGTTATCATCGACCCGCGTATCACCGACGATTTGTTTGCGCTGTGGATCTCGGCCGATGATGAGAATTTTGAGCTCAACGAGGCCATTGAATTCCTCGAGAAAATGAATCCCCTGGAAGTTCGAAAAGTCGCGAAGGACGCCTAAATCATGCGCCATTTTAATATAAAATCTATCTCTATTCGCGCGTCGGTCGTTCTGTCGGCCTGCCTGCTGCTAAGCGCATGCTTCGAGGTCGGCATTCCCGCCGGCGAAGACAAGACCTGGGGTGAGATTAACCCCGCCCAGGGCATGCACGACTCTCCTGCTTATAAGGAGCAGCAAGCACAGCCGAATTTCAAAGGCGGCCCCGCTTCGATGCGCACCCCGCCGCCGGCCACGGTCACCAACTCCTATCGTCACTTCACCTACGGGGACGATATCGAGGGCGCCAGCGCCGAGCTCATCAACCCGGTGCCGATCACCGCGGAGACCCTGGAGTACGGCAAGCTCGCCTA encodes:
- a CDS encoding DUF3341 domain-containing protein, encoding MVDKKKDKAVNEEENQTPEEESEQIPGADGTIESEKKDAKEETANEEESSEEAASDEDAAEEKTAEEEVAAEEEAVEEEPVAVAATVVSGDDVSADRVQGVAALFDHPKHLMAAAELTRDSKYEAFDAFSPFPIHGMDDAMGLGRSWIPWVTTAAALTGFCLATAMQFGMMTYDWPLIIGGKAFAPWPSFVPVMFELSVLLAGTSTVGVMFKAAGCFKKPVIIDPRITDDLFALWISADDENFELNEAIEFLEKMNPLEVRKVAKDA
- a CDS encoding c-type cytochrome; protein product: MRHFNIKSISIRASVVLSACLLLSACFEVGIPAGEDKTWGEINPAQGMHDSPAYKEQQAQPNFKGGPASMRTPPPATVTNSYRHFTYGDDIEGASAELINPVPITAETLEYGKLAYETTCVVCHGNDGSGEGYVVGENKYPNPPSLLTSRARDFSDGHLYHIITHGQARMWGYKSQLHPEERWAVINYVRALQRATNPAPQDRQLVVKDK